TTCCCGACATACATTCGATGACATTAGTTTTAGCTATGGTTTGAAACTTTTCGCATTCACTGTACACTCACTGTGGCCATGCAGAAGTGCTACCACCCTTCACACCCTCCCACGGACTGCAACGTTCTTGGTCTTCGCTTTTGGGGagtgttttgaaaaaaaaataagggaaGAGAAAACACCGGGAAGTTTGGTTTCTAACCTATTTCTTTTCAGCATTTAGATGTTAGTTATGCTTAATTTTAAGTACTTATGTCAGTATTAGTATGAAAGGTTCATTTTTCTGTTGAAAATTGTGCCCGCAAATCGATAATCCTTACTCATTTGTAAATTGTAAAAACTGatccacaaaacaaaaaagagcaagaaataaacttttaaTGTTACAAATATCTATAGTAAGGGTATTCAAGAacatatttatacaaatacaGAGTTGTCAAAATATAATGACTGATATTTATCAAAGAAATGTGCACATTTGGTCAATCAAGGTACTCAGCATTGGAGTGCCTCCCAAAGTCCCCCAACGCTATTCTCCAATAAACACCAACATACACCATAAACAAAAGTAAACTTATATACAGTAAATCCACTGACCCAGATTAAACAGCGAAGGGCATTTAAAGCCTTTAAGCTTAAATTTAGTATCAAAAGCtggataataaaattaaaactaatttatttGCTGACGAATAAGCGTTATCAGATAATGTTGAAGAGCCatgaattttttgtaaataacgTATGTAttttcgaaaaacaaaataataacatcCAGTAGTAGTGAAATGATAAAAACGAAATGATAGAAACAACGTATCGAAAAGAGAGTATGGAACATTTTGAAACGatgaaataaatttatgtaaTTACGTAAAAGAGAAACCATACGTAGATACCAGATTGACATCAAATTGATGCCAATAGAAGTTTGTTTCATTGGTTTTggggctgtttttttttttatcatgcGAGCATTGTCTTTTGGGCGGGGCAACAACCCCCTAAGTACGAATTGTGTTGGAACTGAAGCGTAGGGGTAGGATCTAAAGGTACATAATTCATTGATTGGCCATTGTTATAAAGTGTTGGCAAACACGGTCTCCTCCCTCTTTTTGTGAACATTTCGGGGGTTCGGAATATGTACCAATTTTCATCAATCTGGGTGGGAttgaaaatacataaaaaaggcTGGAAGAAGTTCTAAAAATTAGTACATATGTGTAAAGAAATGGAAATATGGTATTTTTGACGCTTACAAATTTTAGTTCAATTTTGAGAACTTGTTTGGGAAGAACGTTATTAAGTTTATAACAATGGAGTTACCCCCTTTGGCTGTATGTccaaatgtattttatttcaatcaactttatatttttttgacaaTAGTTTACAGATgtgcataaataaaattattgaataAGGGGATGAATTTTCAGTTTAGAATTTgaattggaaaaataaaaaaattatgtagtATGTAGAAATTGTCTACTCGACAAATAGTAgaagtaaatattttatatttttttttttattatttaaatacgtctacaatttttaataaaaacgaatttataaacaaattagAAGTATTACATAGAATTGTAATAATTGCACGTCATGTTGACGACCTGGTAACCTTCAGAATGTGCAAATATTCACCAGGAATACGTCGTTCCAGGAACTTAATAGCCCTAAAATGGAGACTTTCAAGATGTTTAATAATTTCGTTAGGCTTGTTTTCCTGTAAAAGGAGCAGATATAAAACTCCTGCCGGAGAGAGAACATCATCTAGTTTATTAAGTAGAACGTCCGTGATGCGTCTGCCATCCTTCCCGCCCGCCCATGAGAAAACCAAATTGCGTTCAGTTGAAGGTTCGGCATCTGCATTAAACCGTTGAGTTTGAAGCTCCTCATCGCTGGTGACTACATATGGTGGATTGAACAGAAGGATGTCAACGGTACGCGGACGTAATGCATCTGTTAGATTGCAGCGAATGGAGCACACGCGGGCTTCATTGCGGACAGCTGTTCTTCTTGTTGCATCACACGCTTTAAGATTGATATCAGTGGCCAGGCAGATTGAGTCCATGCCGagttttttggccaaagcaGATATTATAACTCCCGAACCAGATCCAATTTCAACACAAAGACTCGGCTTCAATTGCTCTAAAAAATCCAAATCTTTTTCTAAAGCGTCGAGCAAAAGAAAAGAGTCCTCGGCAGGTTCATAGACATGTTCATAGTCCTCTCGGGTCAGGTGGTCGGTGTAGGGCGTCTCCATCTTGGCTGGTCTACGATATGTTTGTGCTGATAGCAGAATCCAAAAGAGCTTGTCGCCTGCGTTGCTCCTTTTCGATTAGTTTATGCAGCCCCGTGAGCCTCTCTTGACTTGTTCCCAGAACGTTACTTATCACAGTCACTTTGTGCTTCACATTCAGAAGTTCCTTGACCTTGTCAGCAAACTCAGGAATCTGGCTCTGTGCCCGTTCGATGTCCCTCAGTTGAGCAGATAGTGCTTCCAGCTGACCCCTCAGCTCCGCCTGCAATTGGACTGTTGTGGCCACCCGCTCGTCCAGCTTCTCGATGGTCGGCTTGAAGAGATTTGTGATTCCTTCGGCGAGGATGTCTCGAGTGGGATTTTGGCAGAAGTTCTCTGTGTTCTCGTCCAAGGATGTGACAGTGCTGTCAGAGTCCTTGTCCATCGCAGAATTGTACATCAAAAGCTGAAAAATACACTTCGCTCttcgtttattttttcagTGCTGGTAAACGCTATGCGTTAGAGATGTAAAATTAAAGGGGGTCTTcctatataaaaataaaatagataagagatagaacaaaaaacattaaagcagctttttaaaactaaccattttatttaatttaaatgcatGTTTATAATGAAGAACGACTGTCGAAAATTGtcgttatttttaatttaaaattttttattattatagttTTGCCCGGAAACACaatttctaaatttattaGTAGGCCTTAATATTTGTGTTATTTGAATTCATATACTACAAAGTGAATTGGATCTGAGTCAGTTATTCTTAGTCGGAAAAACTGAGAAGAGGCacaaaaaactatttaaatgaaataaattatggTTTAGAACAAGTGTTAAATTTTTGTGTTATATGTGTCTTTTAAAAGCCATTGTGACATTTGGAGCAGTGTCTGCTTTTTGGTAAAAA
This region of Drosophila bipectinata strain 14024-0381.07 chromosome 2L, DbipHiC1v2, whole genome shotgun sequence genomic DNA includes:
- the Snapin gene encoding SNAPIN protein homolog, translated to MYNSAMDKDSDSTVTSLDENTENFCQNPTRDILAEGITNLFKPTIEKLDERVATTVQLQAELRGQLEALSAQLRDIERAQSQIPEFADKVKELLNVKHKVTVISNVLGTSQERLTGLHKLIEKEQRRRQALLDSAISTNIS
- the HemK2 gene encoding methyltransferase N6AMT1; amino-acid sequence: METPYTDHLTREDYEHVYEPAEDSFLLLDALEKDLDFLEQLKPSLCVEIGSGSGVIISALAKKLGMDSICLATDINLKACDATRRTAVRNEARVCSIRCNLTDALRPRTVDILLFNPPYVVTSDEELQTQRFNADAEPSTERNLVFSWAGGKDGRRITDVLLNKLDDVLSPAGVLYLLLLQENKPNEIIKHLESLHFRAIKFLERRIPGEYLHILKVTRSST